The genome window GGAGACATTGGCAAGGGTGTACCAATTGAAATcgaaagagatgaaaagatcAAATCCAACAGAAGCGCCAGCCTGGTAAGCAAGGTCGAGTTGTTCCTGGGAATACCAGTCGACACCAATGTTGAGGGCAAAGCCGTCGATGCCTTTAGACTTGGCGAGTTGCATGTCCGACTCCCAGTCACTTATAGAATACGTGGAGACAATACCAACCATGAAGTGGGCAAACACCTTTTTGTCGCCAGAAGCAGTAAGGGTGGTAGCGGGAGCAGACGATGTGGTAGTCGGGGAGGAACCGCCACCAAAACCAATGGAAATCGTTTCCCCTATAGAGGTGGTAAAGCCAAGACCATCAATCTCGGTTTTAAGATCACTAGAGTCAAGAGATACAGCAATGGCAGTCGCAGTGCTAAATGCAGCAATGTTAGAACTAGTACCAATAGCAACTTCATCGGAAGATGGGGCTAGCGTTACGACGGAATTTGAGGTAGATGGCGCAGAGGAGCTTGTGATGTGATCGGTTGCGGCGAGATTGACAACGCCAACCTCTCCAGTCGAGGTGCTACCAGAACCACTTGTAGATTGCGTAGAAGATTCAGTAAGGATTTGAGGGGTAGTAGGAGAAGGTCCGTCTTCCCATACAGTTTCTGTCACATAGACAGTCTCATAAGCGATTTGGGCGGTTGCTGAAGGGTTATCCGCTGCGTGGGAACGTTACTATATGTTGTGACGAGAGCGTGTTTAGACGTACGGATCCATGTGCTGCTTTCATAAGTGGACCAGTGACCAGCAACTGACTGCTGTTGCCTTTTAAGGGCACGTCTGGCATGTCTGTTGCTGTGACGAAGATCCAAGTTGTGGGCAGTCACGATATGAGCCGAGAGAAGGAGCGTGATTAGGGAGTTGAGGGAAAGCATTCAAGATTTGTAGCTACTGCACGTCAGATTAAAGGAGTGGCAAGGAAAGTGTGGCCAAGATCAACTTGACGCTATTTGTTAGTAGTACAGAAGACTTGGGCTGTGAGTtgtgggaaagagagaaacgGATGAACGGATATATAATGGAAGGGCAGGTGTGATCCAACTGCTGAGGTTGATGGAAAGGACAATGAGCCACACACACCTCGACTTGAGAGATCTCATCAGTGCCTCGTGCCACAAAGACAAGTACCCCTTCGAAACACAAGGACCGTGCGCACAAAAGTAACATGTCAAACGTCAATTACCCCCATTCCATCCCCTGGATTGCTTCCGCTGCTCCATTCATTATGAAAGGAATTCTATGCGCCCAGTAGGAATTGTGCGTCGGAACCGAACCATTCTCATGCACAACAGCTCGTTACTCACCACGCGAAATGCATGTCCttacttttcttcctcagacacttccttccctctttgcGTCACAATCTTGTCCACAATCCCAAAATCTATAGCTTCCTCGGAAGTCATAAAGTAGTCCCTTTCCAACGCCTTTTCAAACCTATCTAATGCAGCcgtcctctcttctcccggTCGAGTACAATGCTCAGCGTAGATGTCGGTAAGAGCCGCACGGATACGCAGGATCTCTTTGGCATGCAAAGCGATATCGGATGCTTGACCTTGCGCACCTCCAGATGGTTCTATAAGGGGTATTCAGCGATCGACCATAGGAAAATCCAAGAGAATGACTAACGGTGAATCATCACACTACTGTTTTTCAGCGCATATCGATGTCCCTTTTCACCACCGGCCAATAACAAACTCCCCATACTCGCCGCTTGTCCCATACAGAAAGTATGCACTGGCGGAGAGATGTATTGCATAGTGTCGTAAATTGCCAAGCCAGAGGTGACTACACCACCGGGAGAATTGATATAGAGCTTGATAGGACGCTTGGGGTCCTCTGCCTCGAGGAAGAGTAATTGGGCAGTGAGAAGCGTGGAGTCTTGCGAATTTACCTATATGAGCACATCAGTTTCATCCAAATTATCTTTTTGCGTCGAACTTACAGGACCAAGGAAAACGACTCGCTCCCTCAGCAGCCTTGAGTAGATATCGTAactcctttctcctcttgcctGATTCCTGTTAGCTTACACATGACGACCGACCACTTAGGAAAACTCACAGTCTGCTCAACTACTATAGGTACAAGGGAATCCCTGATAACGGGATTTGCAGCTTCATCTGAAAACCCACTGAGCCCCGGCACAGACGAAGGGGAAAACCCGAATTTCCTAGCAGGGATTTGAGATATTCTTGATGGTCCGGCGGAACACAGAGAGGCGAGCGGTCGAAACGGAGCGAGTCGGGACATCACTAAAGGTTCTACTCGGAAGATATGACGAGTTAATTGTGTATGTTTCTATGGTAAGGGCAGTCGTATATGTAGAGCAAAATGGTCGATGGAATAGTGGAGAGTCTTCCTTCCGACACTCAAGCGATGCCAGGAGtagtcacgtgactttATTTGGCTCGCGAGGATCGCGTTGTGCATCGTCGTCAACGAGTCCTTCAGTCACTCAAATTCCCTATCCATATCGATTCCTTGACCGGCACATaaccattctcctcttccttccccaacAATCACAGCAACATGTCAGTCAACACCGTACAGCTCATGAATCGCTATACTCCCCAGCTTCTACAACGTAGGTCCATTGTTGCCACTTGGATTCACCCTTTCCCCCCAGAATATAGATCTCAGATTCCATTCCGGGCCAAGAGGCTTCACAGGATGACCTGATGCTAATAATACCTTAGAGGAGAACCTTTTGACAGGAGGTAATACCGCCAGCCTCACTCTCAGTATCCCACCCACGATTCAAGGCCCGAAACGGACAGAAAACGCACAAGGTAGACTCTGGGTAACGGATCGTCGCGTAAGTAAATCtccagaggaggagatgtagcAATCAGTTGTTTGAGAATCATGATTCACATGGGAACGCATATAGGTTATATTCGTTGCGGATGGTCTTAGGGTTCCTGGATCAAGCTCCAGTGGCGGGCCTCCGGGGTATGACGCCCCGCCTACTCTCAACTCACTCGAGATAGGTCATGTAAGCCTATCCGACTCGTGCTTTGCGTGTAATCACCACTGACAGATACCAGACACTTCTCCGTTCGTGTACCTATAACCTTCCCACATTCTCTGCAAACCATATTCTCATAACGTTCTTgccttctccaacatccAACTCGCTGCCTGACCCCGGCAGGGGTCAGGTCTTGGAAGTCAAGATTATTGTTGGGGAGGGGGCAGGGCACGGGGTATGGAAGAGAATTGAGGGGGAGAGATCCAGAGctgaggagagaggaagggcggaagaagacttgCGTGAGTAGTTTCTTTGAGGAATGATGTTTCGTTCGCCGATCATGAGAACAGCTGCGTATGACCAAAGACCTTCAGGACCTCCAATATTTGATCCTCCTCTCAAGTCGTAACATATTGTCATCAAGaacatataaatagttGTATACAACATACCATATTCCATGTATACACCAGTCATATCACGCGCTCCTGCGAGGATACCACCATgtcccatccttctccttgactATCCTGACAAACTTGGCTACCAACTTGTCCCTGCCTTTActatctccatctctcgtGAGACCTCTAAGGAAAGGAGCCATCTCTTCGGGACGCCATCGTTGGCGGGTAAGGAAGAGTTCGGCGAACCGCTCGGCCGGCTGGAGAGGCAGGGAGGCGAGGGGGAAATAGCTGATtagaggtgaaggagaagtaAATGATAGGGCCGATGGTGGGGGTGGAGAAAGTAGATATTCACCCTGGAAGGGACGGCGGTCAGCAACGAGTCATCTTGCCgatttgggaagatgatacGCACCTCCAAAAGTTTGAGGTCTGTATATTCACGCCATGTCTCTCCTACTTCCTCTTGCCATTCCGACATAAATTCATCACgtttcttgttcttcttgacagCACAAAGTATGCCCAAGCCTACTTCCTTGACCATCCTCTCGACGTTGGCCATCCACTGTCCGTCCTCCACTGTGCCAAACAGATCGAGGACGGGTACTGATATAGAAGACGGAACATCGTACTCTTCTAGAGCAGTGATTATTGTTTGAGACGGGGCGGTGGTGGGTGATCTTGAAGAATTGATTGCGAGGagcgaaagaaggatgtttAGGAAATCTTTTAAATGAACAGAAGGAAGTAACAGCATGCGACCTGAAAACGTCAGTCTGAACTTGTGAGAATcaaactcaccttcaacCTCGATCacattcctctccttcaatccTTGTTCTAGCTCGGCATCACTAGCCTGTACTACACTCCGTAACTGCTCTtttgtccatctcttcacttttctcccatctccttcctgccTTTTCCGCTTTCCCAACCCTCCCTCCATGCCTTCCCAAGCAGATGCCCTCAGCACCGTTCTAATTCTCTCCAAATTCGGGGCTACTGGTACACATTCGAGAACCTGGTGGCATATATCTCGTATTTGTAGAGTAGGTCgatctccttcatccttggtGAATGAGTAGGACAGGTCGTCCGGCGATGGTGGTAGACAAACGAGGAGGGAGTTTGAAATGCCCACTGTACGGAGGAGAAAGGTCGAGTCGGCAGTACAGAGAGTAGCATCATCTGATGGTCTGCCTTTTATCATGAGGCTATTCTTGTGTTAAGTGACATTACGAACTCAATATGTGACTTACGGAAAGActtgtccatcttccttgtctttcATCGCTTCCACCAGTTTAAGAAGATCCGGAGGTAATTCTAAAAGCTGATATATCTCTTCCTGGACATCGTCCTGCCCTTTTGGTATAGGAGGGAACCTCAACACGACGTTCTTTTCTGGTAAAGCATTGCTCATTTTGTTTTGGACGAGCGAGGTGATATTAGAAGATTATTGACGCGTCTGTTAAGTTTTGACATTAGCCATATAAGTGGACGCGTCTTTGGGTGCCACATACCGTAACTCCGGCTATATCCGTGCGAGCCATTCCGAGCAGCCACTCAGCGACTACCTTTTGTCCCAATAATACGCCCAACTCTCGCAACCAAGTCATCTCAACCGCCTACTATTCACAAtgtccctcctctctcaatCCACTCTCCGTGCCGCCAGGACCCTCAAGACCCCCCAGCAGGTCCGATCCGTCCACTTCGAGAACGTCGTCGACCAGTGCGTTTACTTTCTACCACCGCAGAATTCGGAAGACTTGCGGAGGAATTACTAGGGAGATATTGGGAACTGACTTATGGCTGGTTTTGTAGCACTCTTCCCACTGACGTTAAAAACAAGTACTTCTTGGCGGCTAAGATCATCACCTTCGGTGTCCTCGGCTTCGGTACCCCTTTCTACGCTGCTTACTGGCACATGTGAGTATTACTTCGGGACTTCCTTCG of Cryptococcus tetragattii IND107 chromosome 13, whole genome shotgun sequence contains these proteins:
- a CDS encoding ATP-dependent Clp endopeptidase, proteolytic subunit ClpP, which produces MSRLAPFRPLASLCSAGPSRISQIPARKFGFSPSSVPGLSGFSDEAANPVIRDSLVPIVVEQTARGERSYDIYSRLLRERVVFLGPVNSQDSTLLTAQLLFLEAEDPKRPIKLYINSPGGVVTSGLAIYDTMQYISPPVHTFCMGQAASMGSLLLAGGEKGHRYALKNSSVMIHQPSGGAQGQASDIALHAKEILRIRAALTDIYAEHCTRPGEERTAALDRFEKALERDYFMTSEEAIDFGIVDKIVTQRGKEVSEEEK